ACCATTGCCAATTACGAGTCCCAATCTCTGTCCAATCAGGATGATAACTATTAGCATGTTTACCTATTATGACTAATGTATGAGTAGAATTTCTTATTCTTGTTGTTAACACAGCTTTTATTCTACCAATATCATAACTTTGTATTTCTTCAGGAGTAAGATCTTCAAAATCAATATCTGATCGTGGATTATCTATTAAAGCCTTAAGTAAATAACGATAGTGTCGGTCATTATCATAGTCGAA
This genomic window from Capillibacterium thermochitinicola contains:
- a CDS encoding TIR domain-containing protein translates to MTKKKVFISFDYDNDRHYRYLLKALIDNPRSDIDFEDLTPEEIQSYDIGRIKAVLTTRIRNSTHTLVIIGKHANSYHPDWTEIGTRNWQWWEIEKSAEEGNKFIAVKIDPSYDAPEPLYRKGATWAHSFKVDSIFKAINEA